The Saccharothrix variisporea genome has a segment encoding these proteins:
- a CDS encoding ABC transporter ATP-binding protein → MSEPLLALHDVTVEFAGRPVVRDVTLSLAAGEVLAVVGESGSGKTVTAMSLLRLLPDNAVISGSAVLDGRDLYRMSAAELRAVRGGRVGVVFQEPMSALNPVFTIGDQLVEAIRAHRPWSRSRARARAVELLALVGLSSPEQRLRAYPHELSGGQLQRVVIAMAVACEPALLIADEPTTALDVTVQAEIIDLLRDLRDRLEVAVLLITHDMGVVASLADRVAVMKDGEVVEQGAVEPLFASPQHPYTRELLSAVVSLSDGVAGAVPPARSDAALVLDDLTVVYGGRFGLPGVRAVDGVSLRVAAGEVLGLVGESGSGKSTIASVVTGLRSPTSGTVTVAGQDLTRLSRRARRAVQGRVGVVFQDPTSSLNPRSTVGRTIAEPFLLHPQDVDVSARVAELLDLVHLPASTRDRYPHELSGGQRQRVGIARALALNPALLIADEPTSALDVSVQARILSLLRGLQEELGFACLFISHDLAVVQRLADRVAVLKDGRLVEEGPAQSVLSRPQHPYTQRLLAAAPVADPAVQRARDRARQALAT, encoded by the coding sequence GTGGTCAGGGACGTGACGCTGTCCCTGGCCGCCGGGGAGGTGCTGGCGGTCGTCGGCGAGTCCGGGTCGGGCAAGACCGTGACCGCGATGTCGTTGCTGCGGTTGCTGCCGGACAACGCGGTCATCTCGGGCAGCGCCGTGCTTGATGGTCGGGACCTGTACCGGATGAGCGCGGCCGAGCTGCGGGCGGTGCGCGGTGGCCGGGTGGGGGTGGTGTTCCAGGAGCCGATGAGCGCGTTGAACCCTGTGTTCACCATCGGCGACCAGTTGGTGGAGGCCATCCGCGCCCACCGTCCGTGGAGCCGTTCCCGCGCCCGTGCTCGGGCCGTCGAGCTGTTGGCTCTGGTGGGGTTGTCCTCGCCGGAGCAGCGACTGCGGGCGTATCCGCACGAGCTGTCCGGCGGGCAGTTGCAGCGCGTGGTGATCGCCATGGCGGTGGCGTGCGAGCCGGCCCTGCTGATCGCCGACGAGCCGACCACGGCGTTGGACGTGACCGTGCAGGCGGAGATCATCGACCTGCTGCGGGATCTGCGGGACCGGTTGGAGGTGGCTGTCCTGTTGATCACGCACGACATGGGTGTGGTGGCGTCCCTGGCGGATCGGGTGGCGGTGATGAAGGACGGCGAGGTCGTGGAACAGGGTGCCGTCGAACCGCTCTTTGCGTCGCCGCAGCACCCTTACACCCGGGAGTTGCTGTCGGCTGTCGTTTCGCTCAGCGACGGTGTTGCCGGAGCCGTTCCCCCTGCTCGTTCCGATGCCGCTCTGGTCCTGGACGACTTGACCGTGGTGTACGGGGGTCGCTTCGGGCTGCCTGGTGTGCGGGCTGTGGACGGGGTGAGCCTGCGGGTGGCGGCCGGCGAGGTGCTGGGGTTGGTCGGCGAGTCCGGGTCGGGCAAGAGCACCATCGCGTCGGTGGTCACGGGGTTGCGTTCCCCGACGTCCGGCACCGTGACCGTGGCGGGCCAGGACCTGACCCGTCTGTCACGTCGTGCCAGGCGGGCCGTGCAGGGCCGGGTGGGTGTCGTCTTCCAGGACCCGACGTCGTCGCTGAACCCGAGGTCCACCGTGGGGCGCACCATCGCCGAGCCGTTCTTGCTGCACCCACAGGACGTCGACGTCTCCGCCCGGGTCGCGGAACTGCTGGACTTGGTCCACCTGCCGGCGTCAACCCGCGACCGTTATCCGCACGAGCTGTCCGGCGGCCAGCGGCAACGGGTGGGGATCGCACGGGCTCTGGCCCTGAACCCGGCGCTCTTGATCGCCGACGAGCCGACCAGTGCCTTGGACGTGTCGGTGCAGGCGCGGATCCTCTCGCTTTTGCGCGGGTTGCAGGAGGAGTTGGGGTTCGCATGCTTGTTCATCAGCCACGACCTGGCGGTGGTCCAACGCCTCGCGGACCGGGTGGCGGTGCTGAAGGACGGCCGGTTGGTGGAAGAGGGCCCGGCGCAGTCGGTGCTCTCACGTCCGCAACACCCGTACACCCAACGCCTGCTAGCGGCCGCGCCGGTAGCCGACCCAGCCGTCCAACGAGCCCGTGACAGGGCTAGGCAAGCCCTAGCCACCTGA
- a CDS encoding DinB family protein encodes MKCTGLDDHQLALRAVEPSTLSLLGLVRHLADVERRWFRRVLGREEVAFRFSNADDPDGDFDGARPEVVDEAWAAWREEVAFAEGFVRDAPGLDVQGHDDWRGTVSLRWVLVHMIEEYARHNGHADLLRERIDGKVGL; translated from the coding sequence TTGAAGTGCACCGGGCTGGACGACCACCAACTGGCGTTGCGGGCGGTGGAGCCTTCGACGTTGTCGTTGCTGGGGCTTGTGCGGCATCTGGCGGATGTCGAGCGGCGGTGGTTTCGGCGGGTGTTGGGGCGGGAGGAGGTGGCGTTCCGGTTCAGCAACGCGGACGATCCGGACGGGGACTTCGACGGCGCTCGGCCCGAGGTGGTGGACGAGGCCTGGGCGGCGTGGCGGGAGGAGGTGGCGTTTGCCGAAGGGTTTGTGCGGGACGCGCCCGGACTCGACGTCCAAGGGCACGACGACTGGCGGGGCACGGTGTCGTTGCGCTGGGTGTTGGTGCACATGATCGAGGAGTACGCGCGGCACAACGGGCACGCCGATCTGCTGCGTGAGCGGATCGACGGGAAGGTGGGGTTGTGA
- a CDS encoding MFS transporter codes for MTVTATPAAPPKGVTAAMGALALGGFGIGTTEFATMGLLPQVAQTFDISIPTAGHAISLYALGVVVGAPLIAGLAARLPRKGLLIGLTLALAAGNGLSAVAPSSGALMAARFLAGLPHGAYFGIAAVVAAALVPPERRGTAVARVMVGLTLANLVGVPLATAAGQQIGWRAAYAAVAVIAAVTAVALALWLPHMPASHDATIRGELCAFRRPQVWFALVTGMIGFGGMFAVYSYISPVTTEVAGLSEAAVPWMLAAFGLGMTLGATLGGRFVDRSVTGSVFGSLVAVTAVLALFGLTAQWPVTAFGTVLLLGFVSQVLASALQVRLMDASPDAPSLASSSNHSALNVANGAGAWLGGLAIAWGWGYTSTAWVGVVLSLAGLAVAGVSVLVAKAPRAER; via the coding sequence ATGACGGTCACGGCTACGCCGGCCGCCCCGCCCAAGGGCGTCACCGCCGCGATGGGCGCGCTGGCGCTCGGCGGGTTCGGCATCGGCACCACCGAGTTCGCCACGATGGGCCTGCTGCCGCAGGTGGCGCAGACCTTCGACATCTCCATCCCCACGGCGGGCCACGCCATCAGCCTGTACGCGCTCGGCGTGGTCGTCGGCGCACCGCTCATCGCCGGGCTGGCCGCACGCCTGCCGCGCAAGGGCCTGCTCATCGGGCTCACCCTCGCCCTGGCCGCGGGCAACGGCCTGTCGGCGGTCGCGCCGTCGAGCGGGGCGCTCATGGCGGCCCGGTTCCTGGCGGGCCTGCCGCACGGCGCCTACTTCGGCATCGCCGCCGTGGTGGCCGCCGCTCTCGTGCCGCCGGAGCGGCGCGGCACCGCCGTCGCCCGCGTGATGGTCGGTTTGACCTTGGCGAACCTGGTCGGCGTCCCCCTGGCCACCGCCGCCGGCCAGCAGATCGGGTGGCGGGCCGCGTACGCGGCGGTGGCGGTGATCGCCGCCGTCACCGCGGTGGCGCTCGCCCTGTGGCTTCCGCACATGCCTGCGTCACATGATGCGACCATTCGGGGCGAGCTGTGCGCGTTCCGCCGTCCCCAGGTGTGGTTTGCACTGGTCACGGGCATGATCGGGTTCGGCGGGATGTTCGCCGTCTACTCGTACATCTCCCCCGTCACCACGGAGGTCGCGGGTCTGTCCGAAGCGGCCGTGCCGTGGATGCTCGCCGCGTTCGGCCTCGGCATGACGCTGGGCGCGACCCTCGGCGGCCGGTTCGTGGACCGTTCGGTGACCGGTTCGGTGTTCGGCTCCCTCGTGGCGGTGACGGCGGTCCTGGCCCTGTTCGGCCTGACCGCGCAGTGGCCGGTGACGGCCTTTGGGACGGTGTTGCTGCTCGGCTTCGTGTCCCAGGTGCTGGCGTCGGCGTTGCAGGTGCGGTTGATGGACGCGTCCCCCGACGCCCCGTCGCTGGCGTCCTCCTCCAACCACTCGGCGCTGAACGTGGCCAACGGCGCGGGCGCGTGGCTGGGCGGCCTGGCGATCGCGTGGGGCTGGGGCTACACGTCCACCGCGTGGGTCGGTGTGGTGTTGAGCTTGGCCGGGCTGGCGGTGGCGGGCGTGTCCGTCCTGGTGGCAAAGGCACCGCGAGCAGAGCGCTAA
- a CDS encoding DUF4082 domain-containing protein: MALSGAARRAAAVLPVLLVLALLTAWRPPLAAAEALSVEFTDVPGAVVGARYSFGGTAPEAVSVEVSTDGGARWQSAAVEAGTWRHAFTPTSSGPAELRVRAYDQGGAVATASATAQVAPRECPCGLWTDDDRPRVEDLSDGAALELGVRWQAASDGYVRGVRFYKGPGNTGTHTGSLWTASGELLATGTFHDETSAGWQTLLFAQPVAVAGNTTHVVSYLSPTGHFSADTGYFTDSARHLEPLTGLRSGVEGVNGVFRSGPGFPSQGGQHANYWVDVVWAPEPGADTRAPEPATTDPSAGTGSVPLTSAITATYDEVVDPASAALAVTGPNGQVPGTTSVTGTIVRFTPSSALAPATTYTATARARDASGNQSAPHNWVFTTGSPRASACPCTVWADFARPAEPATLDTAPVELGAKVRFAGRGEVLGVRFYKGPGNTGTHTGSLWSANGLLLASGTFTDETTTGWQTLTFLNPVSVQANTTYVVSYFAPRGRYSVSPDFFAAEAGYGPVRALSSGTDGPNGVYHYGGGFPSDSYNRSNYWVDVVYRSGLNGDTTAPVVESHTPEVVPLSGTVSVTYSETIDPASPRVWLTDPAGATLHGTTSLSDDQRTVTWQPEAPLSPGTRYTATAIVADLNGNASTPAVWSLTTDPTPVCPCSLFSGATVPTITSAPDNGSYELGVRFKVTYNGHVTGVRFYKGTDNTGTHTGTLWTITGTPLATGTFVGETASGWQTLLFSTPVPVRAGTSYVASYTAPNGHFAVNHNYFQSVDVSSPPLTAPRNAWDTPNGVYAAGGGFPTTAHQGNNYWVDVTYTFSGDQTPPAPLGHTPLADALEVDLNSPLTATYDEPIDVTATAFTVQDSGGAPITGTVTRTQDGHTVTWTPTTPLAPGTRHTVHVRAADETGNPAPELNWSFTTTATS, translated from the coding sequence ATGGCGTTGTCCGGTGCGGCCCGACGCGCGGCCGCGGTGCTACCGGTGCTGCTCGTCCTCGCCTTGCTGACGGCGTGGCGCCCGCCGCTCGCCGCCGCCGAGGCCCTCTCCGTGGAGTTCACCGACGTGCCCGGCGCGGTGGTCGGGGCGCGGTACTCCTTCGGCGGGACCGCGCCCGAGGCGGTCAGCGTCGAGGTCTCCACGGACGGCGGTGCGCGCTGGCAGTCGGCGGCGGTGGAGGCGGGCACGTGGCGGCACGCGTTCACCCCGACCTCCTCCGGCCCGGCCGAGCTGCGCGTCCGCGCCTACGACCAGGGCGGAGCCGTCGCCACGGCCTCGGCCACTGCTCAGGTCGCTCCCCGCGAGTGCCCTTGCGGCCTGTGGACGGACGACGACCGGCCGCGCGTCGAAGACCTGTCCGATGGCGCGGCCCTGGAGTTGGGGGTGCGGTGGCAGGCGGCATCCGACGGCTACGTGCGCGGCGTGCGCTTCTACAAGGGTCCCGGCAACACCGGCACCCACACCGGCAGCCTGTGGACGGCGTCCGGTGAGCTGCTCGCGACCGGCACGTTCCACGACGAGACCTCGGCGGGCTGGCAGACCCTGCTGTTCGCGCAGCCGGTCGCGGTCGCCGGGAACACCACCCACGTCGTGTCCTACCTGTCGCCCACCGGCCACTTCTCCGCCGACACCGGCTACTTCACCGACTCCGCGCGGCACCTGGAGCCGCTGACCGGCCTGCGCAGCGGCGTGGAGGGCGTCAACGGCGTGTTCCGGTCCGGTCCGGGCTTCCCCAGCCAGGGCGGGCAGCACGCCAACTACTGGGTGGACGTCGTGTGGGCGCCCGAACCCGGCGCCGACACCCGCGCGCCCGAGCCGGCCACGACCGACCCGTCCGCCGGCACCGGCAGCGTCCCCCTCACGTCGGCGATCACCGCGACCTACGACGAGGTGGTCGACCCGGCGTCGGCGGCCCTGGCGGTGACCGGCCCGAACGGCCAGGTCCCGGGCACCACGTCCGTCACGGGCACCATCGTGCGCTTCACGCCGTCGAGCGCTTTGGCCCCGGCGACCACCTACACGGCCACCGCGCGCGCCCGTGACGCGTCCGGCAACCAGTCCGCCCCGCACAACTGGGTGTTCACCACGGGTTCGCCGCGCGCGAGCGCGTGCCCCTGCACGGTCTGGGCCGACTTCGCCCGGCCCGCCGAACCCGCCACCCTGGACACCGCCCCGGTGGAACTGGGCGCCAAGGTCAGGTTCGCCGGCCGTGGCGAGGTGCTGGGCGTCCGCTTCTACAAGGGCCCCGGCAACACCGGCACCCACACCGGTTCGCTCTGGTCGGCCAACGGTCTGCTGCTGGCGTCCGGCACGTTCACCGACGAGACGACAACCGGTTGGCAGACCTTGACCTTCCTGAACCCGGTCAGCGTTCAAGCGAACACCACCTACGTCGTGTCGTACTTCGCGCCGCGCGGCCGGTACTCGGTCAGCCCCGACTTCTTCGCGGCGGAGGCCGGCTACGGCCCGGTCCGTGCGTTGTCGAGCGGCACCGATGGCCCCAACGGCGTGTACCACTACGGCGGCGGCTTCCCGAGCGACAGCTACAACCGCTCGAACTACTGGGTGGACGTGGTCTACCGCAGTGGTCTCAACGGCGACACCACCGCCCCTGTCGTGGAATCCCACACCCCCGAGGTTGTTCCGCTGTCCGGCACGGTGTCCGTCACCTACTCCGAAACCATCGACCCGGCATCACCGCGGGTGTGGCTCACCGACCCGGCGGGCGCCACCCTGCACGGCACCACCAGCCTGTCCGACGACCAGAGAACCGTGACGTGGCAACCGGAGGCGCCTCTGTCCCCGGGCACCCGCTACACCGCCACGGCCATCGTCGCCGACCTGAACGGCAACGCGTCCACCCCCGCGGTCTGGTCGTTGACCACCGACCCGACGCCGGTGTGCCCGTGCTCCTTGTTCAGCGGGGCGACCGTCCCCACGATCACTTCGGCTCCGGACAACGGTTCTTATGAGCTGGGTGTGCGCTTCAAGGTCACCTACAACGGCCATGTGACCGGCGTGCGCTTCTACAAGGGCACCGACAACACCGGTACGCACACGGGCACCTTGTGGACCATCACCGGCACTCCGCTAGCCACCGGCACCTTTGTCGGTGAAACCGCTTCGGGCTGGCAAACCTTGCTGTTCTCCACGCCGGTCCCGGTCCGCGCGGGCACGTCGTACGTGGCCTCCTACACCGCCCCCAACGGTCACTTCGCGGTGAACCACAACTACTTCCAGTCCGTGGACGTCTCGTCGCCGCCCCTCACCGCTCCCCGGAACGCGTGGGACACCCCGAACGGCGTTTACGCGGCAGGTGGCGGCTTCCCCACCACGGCCCACCAAGGCAACAACTACTGGGTGGACGTGACCTACACGTTCAGCGGCGACCAAACGCCGCCTGCTCCTCTGGGCCACACGCCGCTGGCGGACGCTCTCGAGGTGGACCTGAACAGCCCGCTGACCGCCACCTACGACGAGCCCATCGACGTCACGGCCACCGCGTTCACCGTCCAAGACTCCGGCGGCGCGCCCATCACCGGCACGGTGACCCGCACCCAGGACGGCCACACCGTCACCTGGACCCCGACGACCCCGCTGGCTCCCGGCACGAGACACACCGTCCACGTCCGGGCAGCCGACGAGACGGGCAACCCCGCGCCGGAACTCAACTGGTCGTTCACCACCACGGCGACTTCTTAG
- a CDS encoding discoidin domain-containing protein, with protein MPPARPRTLLTALLAALLLSTLLTATGAQGQAEVLLSQGKPTTASSVENAGTPASAATDGDPGTRWSSAFSDPQWLQVDLGTPAVLSRVTLQWENAYATAFRIETSPDATTWTTIHTTTNGTGGTQDLAVSGTGRYVRLVGTTRATGWGYSLWEFRVYGTSAPATGTPISQYQQVTASSWEGGNAPAAALDGRATTRWSSQFADNQWLRVDFGGVATVREVLLVWEGAYASAYRIELSSDGTTWSTAYSTTTGKGGTERLTVQGTGRYLRLFGVTRATGYGISLWELQVFGTVDTSATTPPLLSPPTKAPANTGRFALNSPADNAMVTSTRRPAFSWTAVSGATRYQLWLNLSRTDYDFTASGNLLDLYTKVAETTGTTYTPTWDISDRWTYKWFVVAVDASSATQASAIRTFSLYLPTLSTVSDGTRIVNGSRDLNKNGTIEPYEDWRRPVETRVEDLLGRMTAEEKAFQLFYNAQAFPQSGWHFGPAEAQDLHNALLASSGTRLGIPFVSAGDTIAGYKTTYPLQSALAAAKNYPLDYKLGDMQRREQLEVGTRGVLGPLAEVGTKVIYPRIQEGNGENADVAAAQVRALVAGLQGGPELNPASVLATVKHWPGEGAGGEALIVFDEVTIKYHLLPFRAAMEAGAVNIMPGYAGSSLLDPGGPGAGDSAKILAYLRQNLGYTGLITTDWLPSGSWVGAANAGSDVMGGADPGAAGFSLAQFTAAVPAARIDEAVRRVLRLKFKLGIFENPYGDPVNGPYRFHKPEYAALANQASRESLTVLKNNGVLPVRLNAGDNIVVTGPRAADTAACCIWTSFFHQEYGSQTVLDAIRTRAARAGVNVYQDSGPAPKLAVVAVGEASYTHATNWPKEQPYLPADQVALIRNFQQQGIPVVVVLVLPRPYVITEWHDLASAVVVTYRGGEEMGPATAGLLFGDFAPRGKLPWQLPRAVSDVLRPGGTDVPADAVEQWDLPYDLGATATQRAEIRAHIDAGRPVPTGYGNPLYPYGAGLTGW; from the coding sequence ATGCCGCCCGCGCGCCCGAGAACACTCCTGACCGCCCTGCTCGCCGCCCTGCTGCTCTCCACCCTGCTCACCGCCACGGGCGCGCAAGGCCAGGCGGAAGTGCTGCTCTCCCAAGGGAAACCCACCACCGCGTCCTCCGTGGAAAACGCCGGCACCCCCGCCTCGGCGGCCACGGACGGCGACCCAGGCACGCGGTGGTCCAGCGCGTTCAGCGACCCGCAGTGGCTCCAGGTCGACCTCGGCACGCCCGCGGTGCTCAGCCGCGTGACCCTCCAGTGGGAGAACGCGTACGCCACCGCGTTCCGGATCGAGACCTCGCCGGACGCCACCACGTGGACGACGATCCACACCACCACCAACGGCACTGGCGGCACGCAAGACCTCGCCGTGTCGGGCACCGGCCGGTACGTGCGCCTGGTGGGCACCACCCGCGCCACCGGCTGGGGCTACTCGCTCTGGGAGTTCCGCGTCTACGGCACCTCCGCCCCGGCCACCGGCACCCCGATCTCCCAGTACCAGCAGGTCACGGCGTCGTCGTGGGAGGGCGGCAACGCACCCGCCGCCGCGCTGGACGGCCGCGCCACCACCCGCTGGTCCAGCCAGTTCGCCGACAACCAGTGGCTGCGCGTGGACTTCGGCGGGGTGGCGACGGTCCGCGAGGTGCTGCTGGTGTGGGAGGGCGCTTACGCGTCGGCGTACCGGATCGAACTGTCCAGCGACGGCACCACCTGGTCCACCGCCTACAGCACCACCACGGGCAAGGGCGGCACCGAGCGCCTGACCGTCCAGGGCACCGGCCGCTACCTGCGCCTCTTCGGCGTCACCCGGGCCACCGGGTACGGGATCTCGTTGTGGGAGCTGCAAGTCTTCGGCACGGTCGACACCTCGGCCACCACTCCCCCGCTGCTGTCCCCGCCGACCAAGGCCCCGGCGAACACCGGCCGGTTCGCGCTCAACTCCCCCGCCGACAACGCCATGGTCACCTCCACCCGACGCCCGGCGTTCTCGTGGACGGCGGTGTCCGGCGCGACCCGGTACCAACTGTGGCTGAACCTCAGCCGGACCGACTACGACTTCACCGCGTCCGGCAACCTGCTCGACCTCTACACGAAGGTCGCCGAGACCACCGGCACCACTTACACACCCACATGGGACATTTCCGACCGTTGGACCTACAAGTGGTTCGTGGTCGCCGTAGACGCATCAAGCGCCACTCAAGCGTCCGCGATCCGCACGTTCAGTCTGTACCTGCCCACGCTCTCGACGGTCAGCGACGGCACCAGGATCGTCAACGGCAGCCGTGACCTGAACAAGAACGGCACCATCGAGCCGTACGAGGACTGGCGGCGGCCGGTCGAGACTCGGGTGGAAGACCTGCTCGGGCGCATGACGGCCGAGGAGAAGGCCTTCCAGCTGTTCTACAACGCGCAGGCCTTCCCGCAGTCGGGCTGGCACTTCGGCCCCGCCGAGGCGCAGGACCTGCACAACGCGCTGCTGGCGTCCTCCGGCACCCGGCTGGGCATCCCGTTCGTGTCCGCGGGCGACACGATCGCGGGGTACAAGACCACCTACCCGTTGCAGAGCGCGTTGGCGGCGGCCAAGAACTACCCGCTGGACTACAAGCTCGGCGACATGCAGCGCCGCGAACAACTGGAGGTCGGGACGCGCGGGGTGCTCGGGCCGTTGGCCGAGGTGGGCACGAAGGTGATCTACCCACGCATCCAGGAGGGCAACGGCGAGAACGCCGACGTGGCCGCCGCGCAGGTGCGGGCGCTGGTCGCCGGGTTGCAGGGCGGGCCGGAGCTGAACCCGGCGTCCGTGCTGGCCACGGTGAAGCACTGGCCGGGCGAGGGCGCGGGCGGTGAGGCGCTGATCGTGTTCGACGAGGTGACGATCAAGTACCACCTGCTGCCGTTCCGGGCGGCGATGGAGGCCGGCGCGGTCAACATCATGCCCGGGTACGCGGGCAGCTCGCTGCTGGACCCGGGCGGTCCGGGCGCCGGCGACAGTGCGAAGATCCTGGCCTACCTGCGGCAGAACCTCGGGTACACCGGGCTGATCACCACCGACTGGCTGCCGTCCGGGTCGTGGGTCGGGGCCGCCAACGCCGGGTCGGACGTGATGGGCGGGGCGGACCCCGGCGCGGCCGGGTTCTCGTTGGCGCAGTTCACCGCCGCCGTGCCGGCCGCGCGGATCGACGAGGCGGTCCGGCGGGTGCTGCGGTTGAAGTTCAAGCTGGGGATCTTCGAGAACCCGTACGGAGACCCGGTGAACGGGCCGTACCGGTTCCACAAGCCGGAGTACGCGGCGCTGGCGAACCAGGCGTCACGCGAGTCGTTGACGGTGCTGAAGAACAACGGCGTGCTGCCCGTGCGGCTCAACGCCGGGGACAACATCGTGGTCACCGGTCCGCGCGCCGCCGACACCGCCGCGTGTTGCATCTGGACCAGCTTCTTCCACCAGGAGTACGGGTCGCAGACCGTGCTGGACGCGATCCGGACGCGGGCGGCGCGGGCCGGGGTGAACGTCTACCAGGACTCCGGGCCGGCGCCGAAGCTCGCGGTGGTGGCGGTCGGCGAGGCGTCCTACACGCACGCGACGAACTGGCCGAAGGAGCAGCCCTACCTGCCGGCCGACCAGGTGGCGTTGATCCGGAACTTCCAGCAGCAAGGGATTCCGGTGGTGGTCGTGCTGGTGCTGCCGCGGCCGTACGTGATCACCGAGTGGCACGACCTGGCCAGTGCGGTCGTGGTGACCTACCGGGGTGGCGAGGAGATGGGGCCGGCGACCGCCGGGTTGCTGTTCGGGGACTTCGCGCCGCGCGGGAAGCTGCCCTGGCAGCTGCCGCGGGCGGTGTCGGACGTGCTGCGGCCGGGCGGGACGGACGTGCCGGCGGACGCGGTCGAGCAGTGGGACCTGCCCTACGACCTGGGTGCCACCGCGACGCAGCGAGCGGAGATCCGGGCGCACATCGACGCGGGGCGGCCGGTGCCGACCGGGTACGGCAACCCCCTCTACCCGTACGGGGCGGGGCTCACCGGCTGGTGA
- a CDS encoding class I SAM-dependent methyltransferase produces MTIIDALRALTEGERERAAELAAGSRGEVGRALATYLTSEADGSVYDRPAAFTAFIDGGGNVGLYQAVARGLAGLYDAERPGTLLDVGCGDGRALVPSLEKARHRPRRVTLVEPSAALLAGAVERLRDVEGVTVDARNVRVEEFLREAAQRIDLVQSTFALHALPHDERDAALAALASRVGKLALVEFDVPDLDGDERLAFLAETYERGLAEYGADRDLVAQGFLMPVLTGQLLPGAKRSTWEQPATAWAAQLRRAGFTDVRLEPLFDYWSSPAFLLTASGSRLT; encoded by the coding sequence GTGACGATCATCGACGCGTTGCGGGCGTTGACCGAAGGGGAACGCGAGCGGGCGGCCGAGCTCGCCGCCGGCAGTCGCGGGGAGGTGGGACGGGCGTTGGCGACCTATCTGACCAGTGAGGCCGATGGGAGCGTCTACGACCGTCCCGCCGCCTTCACCGCGTTCATCGACGGCGGCGGGAACGTGGGGCTCTACCAGGCGGTCGCGCGGGGGCTGGCGGGGTTGTACGACGCCGAGCGGCCCGGGACGTTGCTGGACGTCGGGTGCGGCGACGGACGGGCGTTGGTGCCGTCGCTGGAGAAGGCCCGGCACCGGCCTCGGCGCGTCACGCTGGTGGAGCCCTCGGCCGCGTTGCTGGCGGGGGCGGTGGAACGGCTCCGGGACGTCGAAGGGGTCACGGTGGACGCCCGGAACGTCCGGGTGGAGGAGTTCCTGCGCGAGGCCGCGCAGAGGATCGACCTGGTGCAGTCGACGTTCGCGTTGCACGCGTTGCCGCACGACGAGCGGGACGCGGCGCTGGCCGCGCTGGCGTCCCGGGTCGGGAAGCTGGCGCTGGTGGAGTTCGACGTGCCCGACCTGGACGGGGACGAGCGGCTGGCGTTCCTGGCCGAGACCTACGAGCGCGGGCTGGCCGAGTACGGCGCGGACCGGGACCTGGTGGCGCAGGGGTTCCTGATGCCGGTGCTGACCGGACAGCTGCTGCCGGGCGCGAAGCGGTCCACGTGGGAGCAGCCGGCCACGGCGTGGGCGGCGCAGCTGCGGCGGGCCGGGTTCACCGACGTCCGGCTGGAGCCGCTGTTCGACTACTGGTCCTCGCCCGCGTTCCTGCTGACCGCCTCGGGCAGCCGCTTGACGTAG
- a CDS encoding GNAT family N-acetyltransferase, giving the protein MVEIRPATVADVPAVARVWHSGWADGHLGHVPDELVRARTPESFAQRAADLVARTAVAVVDGEVAGFVMVEGDEVEQVYVSADHRGAGVADVLLAEAERRVAAHHDTAWLAVVAGNTRARRFYERHGWTDSGPFVHQAPGGIAVPAHRYVKRLPEAVSRNAGEDQ; this is encoded by the coding sequence ATGGTGGAGATCAGGCCCGCGACGGTCGCCGACGTGCCCGCGGTCGCCCGCGTCTGGCACTCGGGGTGGGCGGACGGGCACCTGGGTCACGTGCCCGACGAGCTGGTCCGGGCGCGCACGCCGGAGTCGTTCGCGCAGCGCGCCGCGGACCTGGTCGCACGGACCGCCGTGGCGGTCGTGGACGGTGAGGTGGCCGGCTTCGTCATGGTCGAGGGGGACGAGGTCGAGCAGGTGTACGTGTCCGCCGACCACCGGGGCGCCGGCGTGGCGGACGTGCTGCTGGCCGAGGCGGAGCGGAGGGTCGCCGCCCACCACGACACCGCGTGGCTGGCCGTGGTCGCCGGCAACACCCGTGCCCGTCGGTTCTACGAGCGCCACGGCTGGACCGACTCCGGTCCGTTCGTCCACCAGGCGCCCGGCGGCATCGCCGTGCCCGCCCACCGCTACGTCAAGCGGCTGCCCGAGGCGGTCAGCAGGAACGCGGGCGAGGACCAGTAG
- a CDS encoding DUF3995 domain-containing protein — translation MTMLALVTALVLAAIGILHVVWMFSPWPLRTREEFARLVVDVPVERLPSRPLTAAVAVALGLAAYLVAGRADVVGVPGPEWVPVVGTAGVAAVMLLRGAGGLAVSTRKDTGFARLDVRVYSPLCLILAAATALVAFGG, via the coding sequence ATGACGATGTTGGCGCTGGTCACGGCGTTGGTGTTGGCCGCGATCGGGATCTTGCACGTGGTGTGGATGTTCTCGCCGTGGCCGCTGCGCACGCGCGAGGAGTTCGCCCGCCTGGTGGTGGACGTGCCGGTGGAACGGCTGCCGTCCCGGCCCCTGACCGCCGCCGTGGCGGTCGCGCTCGGGCTCGCCGCGTACCTGGTGGCCGGGCGGGCGGACGTCGTGGGCGTGCCCGGTCCGGAGTGGGTACCGGTCGTCGGGACGGCCGGCGTCGCGGCGGTGATGCTGCTGCGCGGCGCGGGCGGGCTGGCCGTGTCGACGCGCAAGGACACCGGGTTCGCCCGCCTCGACGTCCGCGTGTACTCGCCGCTGTGCCTGATCCTGGCCGCGGCGACCGCGCTGGTCGCGTTCGGCGGCTAG